In Solea senegalensis isolate Sse05_10M linkage group LG6, IFAPA_SoseM_1, whole genome shotgun sequence, one genomic interval encodes:
- the smim14 gene encoding small integral membrane protein 14: MAEGGFDPCECICTQEYAMRRLINLLRQSQSYCTDTDCPLELPGPSGSVGGGDLTFPMVLMGWVVVVLVLFLLRPSSLRRSLPLGKPSGPHNGHGREPPAPPID, from the exons ATGGCAGAGGGAGGCTTTGACCCTTGCGAGTGCATTTGCACCCAAGAATATGCTATGAGGCGTCTCATCAACCTG CTGAGGCAATCCCAGTCCtactgcacagacacagactgtcCTCTGGAAT tgcCAGGTCCAAGTGGGTCAGTGGGTGGAGGTGACCTGACCTTCCCCATGGTCCTGATGGGATGGGTAGTCGTGGTTCTGGTCCTGTTCCTGCTACGCCCATCCAGTCTCAGGCGTTCTCTCCCCTTGGGGAAACCATCTGGGCCCCACAAT GGCCATGGTAGAGAGCCCCCAGCACCTCCCATTGACTAG
- the map9 gene encoding microtubule-associated protein 9 has protein sequence MTDQEFGTLAYTKSPKTSKRTTFQDELQAAVSARASKSKTPLYSYSDDFDEDEDDFFNKLLKSRKEKTDAFKAGKSRAKINDFDLSDDEGKLQKTKKVSFLKTQRISFPSENTSVSHENEPPESPISGHDNNNSSSSLQSSSNSIKHDTGYKNSVGEPVDPQILRENSNKSLSHQTSEDTLLDLPLSLPSDSRETETPGPEEKTPHLSAEPPRPKPRQRTRGLSFHIAEKLVEGAETQELSSRPQTSSASIPLSTDASSTAAVRSCSPHWTEDDHPISHSLSKSSSDQSEQSQLFTKSTVDSGSIADFTPDDNKEQERKYSTSFEEFHECSVPQFSHTQEKSTDTRSSSSLSKATQRSRSAYPRKVESKYLGTLKVLDHKVSFRENQPQIANSLRAAIYQEWLHKKKEKSKEKMQLKKKEEILHEKKKKDEEAAKKEDAAVSYEAWKEKKKGSLQAKFKEKRDMMRKEQQASEDKEEKRQSAKQVFENWKQENDHLLQEKYRKRKEAENKLKLKKQQKEEERKRECVSAYSKWCEKKTDVLHEKATKERKEVKDKTAEERYMKEERDKTALDTYENWLARKDLEHKRQREERQIKEILRDSPPPPWSPPNKTVAFGK, from the exons atGACAGACCAAGAGTTCGGGACTTTGGCTTATACAAAAAGCCCGAAGACATCCAAAAGAACAACATTTcag GATGAACTACAGGCTGCTGTCTCTGCCAGAGCGAGTAAAAGCAAAACACCTCTCTACTCCTACTCCGATGATTTCGATGAAGATGAGGATG ATTTTTTCAATAAATTACTTAAATCAAGAAAAGAGAAGACTGATGCATTTAAGGCCGGAAAGTCTAGAGCCAAAATCAACGACTTTGATCTTTCAGACGATGAAGGAAAActtcagaaaacaaagaaagtttcattcctgaaaacacaaagaatcaGCTTTCCCTCAGAAAACacttcagtgtcacatgaaaaCGAGCCACCAGAATCCCCAATCAGTGGACATGATAACAATAACTCATCATCTTCCTTACAAAGCTCTAGCAACAGCATTAAACATGACACAGGGTATAAAAATAGTGTTGGGGAGCCTGTTGATCCCCAAATCCTGAGAGAGAACTCGAACaaatctctctcacaccaaacctcagaggaCACTCTTCTGGACCTTCCTTTGTCCTTACCCTCTGACAGTAGGGAGACAGAAACTCCAGGACCTGAGGAGAAGACTCCACATCTATCAGCAG AGCCACCTAGGCCCAAGCCAAGACAACGGACTCGGGGGTTAAGCTTTCACATTGCAGAGAAGTTGGTTGAGGGAGCTGAAACTCAGGAACTCAGCAGCAGACCCCAGACTTCCTCTGCATCCATTCCCCTCTCCACTGATGCATccagcactgctgctgtgaggagCTGCAGTCcacat tggACAGAAGACGATCACCCGATTTCACATAGCCTCAGCAAATCCTCTTCTGATCAGAGTGAGCAGTCACAGCTCTTCACCAAGTCCACGGTAGATTCTGGATCCATAG CTGACTTTACCCCAGATGACAACaaggagcaggagagaaaatACTCTACATCATTTGAAGAATTTCAT gagTGTTCTGTTCCTCAATTCTCACACACCCAGGAAAAATCAACTGACACCAG GTCTTCTAGTTCTCTCTCAAAAGCCACTCAGAGGTCTCGGAGTGCGTACCCCAGAAAAGTGGAATCCAAGTATTTGGGCACGCTCAAAGTTCTGGACCATAAAGTTTCATTCCGAGAGAATCAGCCACAGATTGCAAATTCTCTCAGAGCTGCCATTTACCAG GAATGGCTTcataagaaaaaggaaaagtcaaaagagaaaatgcaactaaagaagaaagaggaaatcctccacgaaaaaaagaaaaag GATGAAGAAGCAGCAAAAAAGGAAGACGCTGCTGTATCATATGAGGcttggaaagaaaagaaaaaggggagtTTGCAAGCAAAATTCAAAGAAAAGAGAGATATGATGAGAAAGGAGCAGCAAGCGAGTgaagataaagaagaaaaaaggcaatCTGCTAAACAG GTGTTTGAAAACTGGAAACAAGAAAATGATCATCTACTCCAAGAGAAGTACAGAAAACggaaagaagctgaaaataaactgaagctaaaaaagcaacagaaggaggaagaaagaaagagagagtgtgtgtctgcttatTCTAAATG GTGTGAAAAGAAGACGGATGTTCTTCATGAAAAAGCCACAAAGGAGCGCAAAGAAGTTAAAGATAAGACGGCAGAGGAGCGATAcatgaaagaagagagagataaAACGGCTTTAGATACGTATGAAAACTGGCTG GCTAGAAAAGATTTAGaacacaaaagacagagagaagaaagacagaTAAAAGAGATTCTCCGGGACAGCCCACCTCCACCATGGAGCCCTCCCAACAAAACTGTAGCATTTGGAAAAtga
- the ugdh gene encoding UDP-glucose 6-dehydrogenase, with product MFQIKKICCIGAGYVGGPTCSVIAQMCPEITVTVVDVNESRIKAWNSDTLPIYEPGLKEVVESCRGRNLFFSTDIDSAIKEADLVFISVNTPTKTYGMGKGRAADLKFIEACARRIVEVSDGYKIVTEKSTVPVRAAESIRRIFDANTKPSLNLQVLSNPEFLAEGTAVRDLKEPDRVLIGGDETPEGQRAIKELCAVYEHWVPKERVITTNTWSSELSKLAANAFLAQRISSINSISALCEATGADVEEVAKAIGMDQRIGSKFLKASVGFGGSCFQKDVLNLVYLCEALNLPEVATYWQQVIDMNEYQRRRFACRIIDCLFNTVTGKKIALLGFSFKKDTGDTRESSSIYISKYLLDEGAKLFIYDPKVLKEQIMYDLSQPNISEENPERVKELVTVTTDPYDACQSAHALVICTEWDMFKELDYEKIFKKMLKPAFLFDGRRVLDHLHPQLQSIGFQIETIGKKVSATRIPYSATGAIEPPVKKNKV from the exons ATGTTTCAgataaaaaagatttgttgcATTGGTGCTGGATATGTAGGAGGCCCAACATGCAGTGTGATCGCCCAGATGTGTCCAGAGATCACCGTAACTGTTGTGGATGTCAACGAATCCCGCATCAAGGCCTGGAACTCGGACACTCTGCCCATATATGAG CCTGGTTTGAAAGAAGTGGTTGAATCATGCAGAGGGagaaatttgtttttctctacaGACATCGACTCAGCCATCAAGGAAGCAGACCTCGTCTTTATCTCT GTTAATACTCCCACCAAGACCTATGGGATGGGAAAGGGTCGTGCAGCTGACCTCAAGTTCATCGAGGCGTGTGCTCGGCGAATTGTCGAAGTGTCCGATGGCTACAAGATTGTCACAGAGAAGAGTACAGTCCCAGTTCGAGCTGCTGAAAGTATTCGTCGTATCTTTGATGCCAACACCAAACCCAGCCTTAACCTACAG GTGTTGTCCAATCCAGAGTTCCTCGCAGAAGGAACTGCTGTGCGAGATCTGAAGGAGCCTGACCGCGTCTTGATAGGTGGTGACGAAACTCCTGAAGGTCAAAGAGCAATCAAAGAGCTGTGTGCCGTCTATGAACACTGGGTTCCCAAAGAAAGAGTCATCACCACCAACACATGGTCGTCTGAGCTTTCCAAACTG gcCGCCAATGCATTCCTTGCACAGCGAATCAGCAGCATCAACAGTATCAGTGCTCTGTGTGAGGCCACTGGAGCTGATGTGGAGGAGGTTGCCAAAGCCATTGGCATGGACCAGAGAATAGGCAGCAAGTTTCTCAAAGCCAGCGTCG GTTTTGGTGGAAGCTGTTTCCAGAAGGATGTGCTTAATCTGGTGTATCTGTGTGAGGCCCTGAACCTGCCTGAGGTGGCCACTTACTGGCAGCAG gtgATTGACATGAATGAGTACCAGAGGCGGCGGTTTGCCTGCAGGATTATTGACTGCCTCTTCAACACTGTCACTGGCAAAAAGATTGCACTCCTCGGCTTTTCCTTCAAAAAGGACACAGGTGACACTAG AGAGTCGTCCAGTATCTACATCTCTAAATATCTGCTGGATGAAGGAGCCAAGCTGTTCATCTACGACCCAAAAGTCCTGAAAGAACAAATCATGTATGACCTCTCCCAGCCCAACATCTCAGAGGAAAACCCGGAAAGAg tgaAGGAGCTGGTGACTGTAACCACAGACCCATATGACGCCTGCCAGAGTGCACATGCACTGGTCATCTGCACTGAATGGGACATGTTTAAG GAACTGGACTATGAGAAGATCTTCAAGAAGATGCTGAAGCCAGCTTTTCTATTTGATGGTCGCAGGGTGCTGGACCATCTCCATCCTCAGCTCCAGAGCATTGGCTTCCAG ATCGAGACCATCGGTAAGAAGGTGTCGGCAACAAGAATCCCCTACAGCGCGACAGGTGCCATCGAACCTCCcgtcaagaaaaacaaagtttaa
- the lias gene encoding lipoyl synthase, mitochondrial codes for MTSRLSNKVMALLKQSCCVAGRFSTRHLRLSPRCFPHIYTTSQSTVAKSSTVQTEMKKELLSDEGPDLQDFISGDLSDKSKWTEYRGNLKRQKGERLRLPPWLKTEIPIGKNYNRLKNTLRDLNLHTVCEEARCPNIGECWGGGEHATATATIMLMGDTCTRGCRFCSIKTARRPPPLDPDEPFHTAKAIAAWGLDYVVLTSVDRDDIADGGAEHFAKTVTNLKERNREILVECLTPDFRGDLAAVEKIALSGLDVYAHNVETVRELQRYVRDPRANFDQSLSVLKHAKKVTPTVLTKTSIMLGLGETEQQILNTLTELREANVDCITLGQYMQPTKRHLKVEEYVTPERFAHWEKVGNDLGFVYTASGPLVRSSYKAGEFFLKKLLKERKAEVTESE; via the exons ATGACAAGTCGCCTGTCGAACAAAGTCATGGCGTTGCTTAAACAAAGTTGCTGCGTCGCGGGGCGATTCTCCACACGTCACCTGCGACTGAGTCCCAGGTGCTTCCCACAT ATTTACACCACCAGTCAATCAACTGTGGCCAAATCATCCACTGTCCAAACTGAGATGAAGAAGGAGCTGCTGAGTGATGAGGGGCCTGATCTGCAAGACTTTATCTCAGGAGACCTTTCTGATAAAAGCAAGTGGACAGAATACAGAGGCAACCTGAAGAGACAGAAGGGAGAGAG ACTCCGACTTCCTCCATGGCTGAAGACAGAAATTCCCATTGGAAAGAACTACAACAGGCTGAAGAACACACTGAGAGACCTCAACCTGCACACA GTGTGTGAGGAGGCCAGGTGTCCAAACATTGGGGAATGCTGGGGAGGAGGGGAGCACGCCACGGCTACAGCCACCATCATG CTGATGGGAGACACGTGCACTCGCGGATGCAGGTTCTGCTCGATTAAGACGGCCCGTCGACCTCCACCTCTGGACCCAGACGAGCCCTTCCACACAGCCAAAGCCATCGCTGCGTGGGGCCTGGACTACGTGGTTCTCACCTCAGTTGACAGAGATG ACATTGCTGATGGTGGAGCAGAGCACTTTGCTAAGACAGTCACTAACCTGAAGGAACG AAACCGTGAGATCCTGGTCGAATGTCTGACCCCCGATTTTCGTGGTGACCTGGCAGCAGTGGAGAAAATTGCCCTGTCGGGGTTAGATGTGTACGCTCATAATGTGGAGACCGTACGCGAGCTACAAAG GTATGTGCGTGACCCCAGAGCAAACTTTGACCAGTCTCTGAGTGTCCTGAAACACGCTAAGAAGGTCACGCCCACAGTGCTCACCAAGACGTCCATCATGTTGGGACTGGGGGAGACTGAACAACAGATACTCAACACTTTAACTG AGCTGCGAGAGGCAAATGTGGACTGTATAACACTCGGGCAGTACATGCAGCCCACGAAACGCCACCTAAAG GTGGAAGAATACGTCACTCCAGAAAGGTTTGCACACTGGGAGAAAGTTGGGAATGATTTGGGCTTTGTTTACACAGCCAGTGGACCACTGGTGCGATCCTCCTACAAAGCAG gCGAGTTCTTCCTGAAGAAACTTctgaaggaaagaaaagcagaagtCACTGAATCGGAATGA
- the rpl9 gene encoding 60S ribosomal protein L9: MKTILSSQTVDIPDNVEVRLKGRTVIVKGPRGKLTREFNHINLELCLLGKKQKKLRVDKWWGNRKELATVRTICSHVQNMIKGVTLGFRYKMRSVYAHFPINVVIQESGTLVEIRNFLGEKYIRRVRMRAGVVCSTSPAQKDELVLEGNNIELVSNSAALIQQATTVKNKDIRKFLDGIYVSEKGTVVDAGH; this comes from the exons ATGAAGACCATTCTCAGCAGTCAGACTGTCGACATCCCCGACAATG TCGAGGTGAGGTTGAAGGGGCGGACAGTGATAGTCAAGGGACCCCGAGGCAAACTGACCAGAGAGTTCAACCACATCAACCTGGAGCTCTGTCTGCTCGGCAAGAAACAGAAGAAG CTTCGTGTGGATAAATGGTGGGGAAACAGGAAGGAGCTGGCTACAGTCCGCACCATCTGCAGCCACGTCCAGAACATGATCAAGGGAGTCACTTTG GGTTTCAGGTATAAAATGCGTTCAGTGTACGCCCATTTCCCCATCAACGTCGTCATCCAGGAGAGTGGCACTCTGGTTGAGATCAGAAACTTCCTGGGAGAGAAGTACATTCGCCGTGTCCGAATGAGAGCTG GTGTGGTCTGTTCAACATCACCTGCCCAGAAGGACGAGCTGGTGCTTGAGGGCAACAACATTGAGCTGGTGTCGAACTCCG CTGCTCTGATCCAGCAGGCCACCACAGTCAAAAACAAGGATATCAGAAAGTTTTTGGATGGTATTTATGTGTCTGAGAAGGGAACAGTAGTGGATGCGGGACACTAA